GCTGATCGGATTTTATTTATGGATGATGGCAAAATCATTGAGGATACAACACCGGCGCAATTTTTTGCAAGTCCCGAACAAGAAAGAGCACGTTTATTTTTAAGTCGAGTGTTAAATCATTAAAGGAGGAGTTTTATGCTTAAAATGAAAAAGTTGTTTACGTTAATCGTATTTTCATGTTTATTCGTACTTGTCGTTGCTGGGTGCGGAAGTAAAAAAGATGAGGCGAAAGAAACGAATACGAAGCAAGGCGGGGCTGTTGAACAAATTAAGAAGCGCGGGAAATTAGTAGTTGGGGTGAAGAATGATACGAACTTGTTTGGATTGAAAAATCCTTCAACAGGGCAGGTAGAAGGATTTGATGTTGATGTTGCGAAAGCACTTGCGAAAAAAATTCTTGGAGATGAAAAGAAACTAGAATTAAAAGAAGTAACGTCTAAAACGCGTATTCCACTATTGAAAAACGGCGATATTGATGCAATTATCGCAACAATGACAATTACAGAAGAACGTAAAAAAGAAGTGGATTTTTCAGATGTATATTTTAAAGCAGGACAATCGTTACTTGTGAAAAAAGGGAGCGATATTAAAAGTATTGATGATGTGAAAAAGGGCGTGAAAGTGTTAGCGGTCAAAGGTTCAACATCTACAAATAATATTCGTCAAAAGTCACCAGAAGCGACTGTATTAGAATTTGAAAATTACAGTGAGGCATTTACGGCGTTAAAAGCAGGAAAAGGTGATGTGTTAACGACAGATAATGCAATTCTTTACGGCATGGCAAAACAAGATTCGAATTATGAAGTTGTCGGGAAAATTTTTACGGATGAACCGTATGGAATTGCAGTGCAAAAAGGCGCAGATGATTTAACGAAAGAGATTAATAGCTTGATAAAAGATATGAAGGCGAATGGGGAATACGATAAACTGTATGAAAAATGGATTGGACAAAAACCAGAAAAGTAGATAGTAAAAGTGAGAGGATGAGAGTACTCATCCTCTTCTTGTAAAGAAAGAGGGGAGAATATGTGCCTGATTTTTCTATATTAACGAATAACATTGATATGTATTTAGAAGGCTTTAAATATACAGTGATGTCTAGTGTAATCGCATTAATAGGTAGTTTTATTTTAGGTGTAGTATTGGCGATAATGCGTATTGCACCCATTCGTATTTTAAATTGGTTGGGTACTGCTTTTGTAGAGTTTGTAAGAAATATTCCACTCGTATTAATTGCATTTATATTCTATTTCGCTTTACCTGTAGTAGGAATTACTTTAAATGGTTTTGTAGCAGGAACAGTTACGCTTACCGTATATACTGCAGCGTTTATTGCGGAAGTCATTCGCGCTGGTATTTTATCAGTCGCGAAAGGCCAAATGGAGGCAGCACGTTCTTCAGGATTGACTTATACGCAAGCGATGTACCATGTCGTTTTACCCCAAGCGATGAAAATTGTAATCCCTCCTCTAGGAAACCAATTTCTCAATTTAGTAAAAAACTCTTCCATACTCGGAATTATTGCTGGTGCTGATTTAATGTATCAAGGAGATTTAATTTCAACGAAGACGTTTGTTACGTTCGATGTTTATATATTTGTCGGGATGTTTTATTTAATATTAACAATTCCGCTCAGTATGCTAGTGCGTTATTTAGAAAAACGCTTGGCAAAGGAGGCGGTGTAAATGGATTTTAAGGGAGCTCTAACGGGTGATCATATTCTCTTTTTATTAAAAGGATTACTCATCACATTAGAGGTAGCGCTCGTAGCGATTGTACTTAGCTTTATTATTGGTAGTGTAATAGGGATATTGCGCTACATGAAAATACCTGTCGTCTCACAAGTATTGGGGATTATCGTTGAAGTCATTCGAAACTTACCACTACTTTTAATTATATTTTTTACATATTTTGCACTTCCAGAAGCAGGATTGAAATTAGAAATTATAACAGCTGTAATTGTTGCGTTAACAATATTTGAAGCAGCAATGATATCTGAAATTGTTCGAAGTGGCCTATTATCTATTGAGAAAGGACAGATTGAGGCTGCAAGATCTTCAGGGTTAACGTATGTGCAAGCGCTTTGGCACATTATTTTACCGCAAGCATTAAGAAGAATGGTTCCGCCGCTTGTTAGTCAGTTTATTTCATTGCTAAAAGATACATCATTAGCAGTCGCTATATCACTACCGGAGCTTATGCATAATGCTCAAATTATTAGCGGACAAAATGTAAATTATATGATTCCAACGTTTATAGTAGTAGCTTGTATGTACTTTATTGTAAACTATAGTTTATCAATTTTATCCAGAAGGTTAGAACTTCGTTAACTCTTACAATATATGTAAGAGTTTTTCCTTGTTTCTCCTTATTTTCCTCTAAATAGAATCTAAATCTTGCAATAATTCGATTTTTTATATTATTTTATCAGAAAAGTTTTAATTTTATATAGAAAATGTAATCGCTTTCGTGTATATTTTTATTATCAGAAAATTTTAACAAGATATAGGGGTATTGGTAGGGGGAGGATTTAGATGCAGCAAACAACGAATGAGAAATTACATCGTACGATGAAGAGTAGACATTTATTTATGATCGCACTAGGTGGTGTAATCGGAACAGGTTTTTTCTTAGGTTCGGGTTACACCATTAATCAGGCTGGACCAGGGGGAGCCATCCTTTCATATTTAGTAGGCGGATTCATTATGTATTTAACAATGCTATGCCTTGGAGAGTTAACGGTAGCAATGCCAGTTTCAGGATCTTTCCAAAAGTATGCGACGAAGTTTATTGGACCAGGAACGGGCTTTATGATTGGCTGGCTATATTGGCTTGGCTGGGCAGTAACAGTAGGACTAGAAT
This genomic window from Bacillus anthracis str. Vollum contains:
- a CDS encoding amino acid ABC transporter permease, coding for MPDFSILTNNIDMYLEGFKYTVMSSVIALIGSFILGVVLAIMRIAPIRILNWLGTAFVEFVRNIPLVLIAFIFYFALPVVGITLNGFVAGTVTLTVYTAAFIAEVIRAGILSVAKGQMEAARSSGLTYTQAMYHVVLPQAMKIVIPPLGNQFLNLVKNSSILGIIAGADLMYQGDLISTKTFVTFDVYIFVGMFYLILTIPLSMLVRYLEKRLAKEAV
- a CDS encoding amino acid ABC transporter permease; the encoded protein is MDFKGALTGDHILFLLKGLLITLEVALVAIVLSFIIGSVIGILRYMKIPVVSQVLGIIVEVIRNLPLLLIIFFTYFALPEAGLKLEIITAVIVALTIFEAAMISEIVRSGLLSIEKGQIEAARSSGLTYVQALWHIILPQALRRMVPPLVSQFISLLKDTSLAVAISLPELMHNAQIISGQNVNYMIPTFIVVACMYFIVNYSLSILSRRLELR
- the glnH gene encoding glutamine ABC transporter substrate-binding protein GlnH, producing MLKMKKLFTLIVFSCLFVLVVAGCGSKKDEAKETNTKQGGAVEQIKKRGKLVVGVKNDTNLFGLKNPSTGQVEGFDVDVAKALAKKILGDEKKLELKEVTSKTRIPLLKNGDIDAIIATMTITEERKKEVDFSDVYFKAGQSLLVKKGSDIKSIDDVKKGVKVLAVKGSTSTNNIRQKSPEATVLEFENYSEAFTALKAGKGDVLTTDNAILYGMAKQDSNYEVVGKIFTDEPYGIAVQKGADDLTKEINSLIKDMKANGEYDKLYEKWIGQKPEK